The proteins below are encoded in one region of Microbispora sp. NBC_01189:
- a CDS encoding acyl-CoA carboxylase subunit epsilon, which produces MGGAELRVVAGNPTEEEICALVCALYAVAADRADNGELAPVAGPKRPRPRLRLPDYGSPRSWVACHRTDALTGVR; this is translated from the coding sequence ATGGGCGGCGCCGAACTGCGGGTGGTCGCGGGAAATCCCACCGAGGAGGAGATCTGCGCGCTGGTGTGCGCCCTGTACGCCGTCGCGGCGGACCGCGCGGACAACGGAGAACTCGCGCCGGTCGCCGGGCCGAAGAGGCCCCGGCCCCGGCTGCGCCTGCCGGACTACGGGTCGCCCCGGTCCTGGGTGGCGTGTCACCGCACCGACGCGCTCACCGGTGTCCGGTGA
- the mftE gene encoding mycofactocin biosynthesis peptidyl-dipeptidase MftE, which yields MRERGQGEGCLADLSWPALPPSPTVLVPLGSTEQHGPHLPLHTDTAVAAAVARAAAARLLAAAPDDPVLVAPAVAYGASGEHQDFPGTMSIGTAALRFLLVELVRSLSRWAGRIVIVNGHGGNLGALTAATSLLRGEGHDVCWAPCAAGPADAHAGHTETSLMLHLAPGLVDMARAKPGNLAPLAEIMPDLAAGGVAAVSPSGVLGDPTTATAGEGGRLLDRMAGDVAARIRHGRADHTGRLLPAPAPPSGAAAAAPTPAPATASPT from the coding sequence ATGCGTGAGAGGGGCCAAGGCGAAGGCTGCCTGGCGGACCTGTCGTGGCCCGCGCTGCCGCCCTCGCCGACCGTGCTGGTGCCGCTCGGCTCCACCGAGCAGCACGGCCCGCACCTGCCCCTGCACACGGACACGGCGGTCGCGGCGGCGGTGGCGAGGGCCGCCGCCGCCCGCCTTCTCGCGGCGGCTCCGGACGACCCCGTCCTCGTGGCGCCGGCCGTCGCGTACGGCGCGAGCGGCGAGCACCAGGACTTCCCCGGCACGATGTCCATAGGGACCGCCGCCCTCCGGTTCCTGCTCGTCGAGCTCGTCCGCTCCCTGTCCCGCTGGGCCGGGCGCATCGTGATCGTGAACGGTCACGGCGGGAACCTCGGCGCCCTCACGGCCGCGACGTCGCTGCTGCGCGGCGAAGGCCACGACGTGTGCTGGGCGCCGTGCGCGGCCGGGCCGGCCGACGCCCACGCGGGTCACACCGAGACCTCGCTCATGCTGCACCTGGCCCCGGGCCTGGTGGACATGGCCCGGGCGAAGCCGGGCAACCTCGCTCCGCTCGCCGAGATCATGCCCGACCTCGCGGCCGGGGGCGTCGCCGCCGTGTCGCCCTCCGGCGTGCTCGGCGATCCGACCACGGCCACCGCCGGGGAGGGAGGCCGCCTGCTCGACCGGATGGCCGGCGACGTCGCCGCCCGCATCCGGCACGGACGGGCCGACCACACCGGCCGCCTCCTGCCCGCACCCGCCCCGCCGTCCGGAGCCGCAGCCGCAGCACCCACGCCCGCCCCCGCGACGGCCTCCCCGACATGA
- a CDS encoding acyl-CoA carboxylase subunit beta, translating to MGTVVTRVSDLPKESMRERLADLQVLKESIHSGPSEEATARQHAKGKLTVRERLDVLLDSGSFVEVEAFRQHRATGFGLEHRRPYTDGVVAGWGKVYGRDVMVFAHDFRMFGGALGEAHAEKIHKVMDLAEAAGVPLIGLNDGAGARIQEGVTALAGYGGIFRRNVRMSGVIPQINVMLGPCAGGAAYSPALSDFVFMVQNTAQMFITGPDVVKAVTGEEISADDLGGARVHGTLSGVAGFVCPDEVSCLEEVRYLLSLLPANNQELPPSVTCTDPANRRNDALLDLVPADPAISYDMSAVIEEIVDDGEFFEFHAGWAQNLICGLARFDGHVTGIVANQPAHLAGVLDIKASEKGARFIQMCDAFNIPLVSLVDVPGFLPGTDQEHGGIIRHGAKLLYAYCAATVPRISMVLRKAYGGAYIVMDSRSIGADLSFAWPTNEIAVMGAEGAANVIFRREIAAADDPVEAHARRVEEYRRQLMHPYYAAERGLVDDVIDPGETRATLTRALGLLRAKQASEPRRKHGNPPM from the coding sequence ATGGGGACCGTGGTGACGCGGGTCAGCGACCTGCCGAAAGAATCGATGCGGGAACGGCTGGCGGATTTGCAGGTGCTCAAGGAGAGCATCCATTCGGGCCCGAGTGAGGAGGCGACCGCGCGCCAGCACGCCAAGGGCAAGCTCACCGTGCGGGAACGCCTGGACGTGCTCCTCGACAGCGGGTCGTTCGTGGAGGTGGAGGCGTTCCGGCAGCACCGGGCCACCGGTTTCGGGTTGGAGCACCGCCGGCCGTACACCGACGGCGTGGTGGCGGGGTGGGGCAAGGTCTACGGCCGTGACGTCATGGTCTTCGCCCACGACTTCCGGATGTTCGGCGGCGCGCTCGGCGAGGCACACGCCGAGAAGATCCACAAGGTGATGGATCTGGCCGAGGCCGCCGGGGTGCCGCTGATCGGTTTGAACGACGGCGCCGGGGCGCGGATCCAGGAAGGCGTGACCGCGCTTGCCGGCTATGGCGGTATCTTCCGGCGCAATGTGCGGATGTCGGGAGTGATTCCACAGATCAACGTCATGCTCGGCCCGTGCGCGGGGGGAGCGGCGTACTCGCCGGCTCTCTCCGATTTCGTGTTCATGGTGCAGAACACGGCCCAGATGTTCATCACGGGCCCGGACGTCGTGAAGGCGGTGACCGGTGAGGAGATCAGCGCCGACGACCTCGGTGGTGCGCGGGTGCACGGCACACTCTCCGGAGTGGCGGGGTTCGTCTGCCCCGACGAGGTGTCCTGTCTTGAGGAAGTCCGCTATCTGCTGTCCCTGCTGCCCGCCAACAACCAGGAGCTGCCGCCGTCGGTCACCTGCACCGACCCGGCGAACCGGCGCAACGACGCCCTGCTCGACCTGGTGCCGGCTGATCCGGCGATCTCCTACGACATGTCGGCGGTGATCGAGGAGATCGTCGACGACGGGGAGTTCTTCGAGTTCCACGCGGGCTGGGCGCAGAACCTCATCTGCGGGCTGGCGAGGTTCGACGGCCACGTCACCGGCATCGTCGCCAACCAGCCCGCCCACCTGGCCGGGGTGCTGGACATCAAGGCGTCGGAGAAGGGCGCGCGCTTCATCCAGATGTGCGATGCCTTCAACATCCCGCTGGTCAGCCTGGTCGACGTGCCGGGCTTCCTGCCCGGGACCGACCAGGAGCACGGCGGCATCATCAGGCACGGCGCCAAACTGCTCTACGCGTACTGCGCCGCGACCGTGCCGCGGATCTCGATGGTGCTGCGCAAGGCGTACGGCGGCGCGTACATCGTGATGGACTCCAGGTCGATCGGCGCGGACCTGTCCTTCGCCTGGCCGACCAACGAGATCGCGGTCATGGGCGCGGAGGGCGCGGCCAACGTCATCTTCCGCCGGGAGATCGCCGCGGCGGACGACCCCGTCGAGGCGCACGCCCGGCGGGTCGAGGAGTATCGCCGGCAGCTCATGCACCCGTACTACGCCGCCGAGCGCGGGCTGGTGGACGACGTCATCGACCCGGGCGAGACCAGGGCCACCCTGACCAGGGCGCTCGGTCTGCTCCGGGCCAAGCAGGCGTCGGAGCCGCGGCGCAAGCACGGAAACCCCCCGATGTGA
- a CDS encoding helix-turn-helix transcriptional regulator, with the protein MNLIERDEALASLQEMLAAALTGKGKVAMLSGTVATGKSALLDAFAGQAVELGALPVAATASRMEQDLPLGVLGQLIEEAPLVEEERVRALALLEEGKRTAMSSGLASETLDQVDAQIAHALCTVLLELSERYPLVIVVDDVHYADRPSLLCLAYLARRVRFARIMAIFSYSDYVRSTDTFFWTDLLRQPYCGVVHLNPLSRQGVHTLVRERAGEEVAVRFAEDWYAYSAGNPLLAAALIEDYLGGPSARERDGEPAADEPLAGERYGQAVLTCLHRGEPELLRIARCLAVLGETDSLDRLLGLGHTHISRAMNALTAGGVLSVGRFRHESARTAVLAEVGLDERRDLHRRAAELAHADGAATSVIADHLVQAGPIDAPWVVPVLEDAARDALREGRTERGVDYLRLAWQACTDERRRLKIATMLVRAEWRINPEAPDRHLADLTEAMQRGHLRGGDGVVLARALLWHGRYDDAQDVIAHLTTAGYESDPETVMELNIARPWLRATHPAFASTLGEPRADTGTALVSVAAGRRLETATALAQVLVNGPHEGALIAVERILRLARLDEMSMDTVECALLALTYGGQAEKAAPLCDLFSVEASSRRAPSRQARLSAIRAEMAVRQGDMVSAEQYARAALEFMPITSWGVTVGSPLGSLVIALTAMGRFDDVHDLLDRPVLDAMFESRYGLHYLYARGRYSLAVGQAALALRDFQLCGELTGRWGLDVPGLLPWRAGAAEACLQLGRSEQAAKLIEDQLSRCNSRTPRELGMTIRLLAATSEPRHRPMLLRKSADLLQNGGDRYEQARSLFDLAEAYRGLGEHRRVGMIMIRARALMKECGAEIGGAQAAAETGRQAAPALSGGSAALLSEAERRVAVLAAAGHTNREIAGELYLTVSTVEQHLTRIYRKLDISSRADLPAVLEFGGAAVG; encoded by the coding sequence ATGAACTTGATCGAGAGAGACGAGGCACTGGCCTCGTTACAGGAGATGCTGGCGGCCGCACTGACCGGCAAGGGCAAGGTCGCGATGCTCAGCGGCACGGTCGCCACCGGGAAGAGCGCGCTGCTCGACGCGTTCGCCGGGCAGGCCGTGGAGCTGGGCGCCCTGCCCGTCGCCGCGACCGCGTCCCGCATGGAGCAGGACCTGCCGCTCGGCGTGCTGGGCCAGCTCATCGAAGAGGCGCCGCTGGTGGAGGAGGAGCGCGTGCGCGCGCTCGCGCTGCTCGAGGAGGGCAAGCGGACCGCGATGAGCTCCGGGCTCGCCTCCGAGACCCTGGACCAGGTGGACGCCCAAATCGCGCACGCTCTGTGCACCGTGCTGCTGGAGCTGTCGGAGCGCTATCCCCTGGTGATCGTGGTCGACGACGTGCACTACGCCGACCGCCCGTCGTTGCTGTGCCTGGCCTACCTCGCCCGGCGCGTACGCTTCGCCCGGATCATGGCGATCTTCAGCTATTCCGACTACGTGCGCAGCACCGACACCTTCTTCTGGACCGACCTGCTGCGCCAGCCGTACTGCGGGGTCGTGCACCTCAACCCGCTGTCCCGGCAGGGCGTGCACACGCTTGTGCGCGAGCGGGCTGGCGAGGAGGTCGCGGTCCGCTTCGCCGAGGACTGGTACGCCTACAGTGCCGGCAACCCGCTGCTGGCCGCCGCCCTCATCGAGGACTACCTCGGCGGCCCGTCCGCGCGGGAACGGGACGGCGAGCCGGCGGCGGACGAGCCGTTGGCCGGCGAGCGGTACGGCCAGGCCGTGCTGACCTGCCTGCACCGGGGCGAGCCCGAGCTGCTCCGGATCGCCCGGTGCCTGGCGGTGCTCGGCGAGACCGACTCGCTCGACCGGCTGCTCGGCCTGGGCCACACCCACATCAGTAGGGCGATGAACGCGCTGACGGCCGGCGGCGTGCTCAGCGTGGGCCGGTTCCGGCACGAGTCGGCCCGTACTGCCGTGCTGGCCGAGGTGGGCCTCGACGAGCGCCGGGACCTGCACCGCCGCGCCGCCGAACTGGCGCACGCGGACGGCGCGGCCACGTCGGTGATCGCCGATCACCTCGTCCAGGCGGGCCCGATCGACGCTCCCTGGGTGGTGCCGGTGTTGGAGGACGCGGCCAGGGACGCGCTGCGCGAGGGCCGGACCGAGCGTGGCGTGGACTACCTGCGCCTCGCGTGGCAGGCGTGCACCGACGAGAGGCGCCGTCTCAAGATCGCCACGATGCTGGTGCGCGCCGAGTGGCGCATCAACCCCGAGGCGCCCGACCGGCACCTGGCCGATCTCACCGAGGCCATGCAGCGCGGCCACCTGCGCGGCGGCGACGGCGTGGTCCTGGCCCGCGCGCTGCTCTGGCACGGCAGGTACGACGACGCGCAGGACGTGATCGCGCACCTGACCACCGCGGGATACGAGAGCGACCCCGAGACGGTGATGGAGCTCAACATCGCGCGCCCGTGGCTGCGCGCCACCCATCCCGCCTTCGCGTCCACGCTCGGCGAGCCGCGCGCGGACACCGGAACAGCACTGGTGTCGGTGGCCGCGGGGCGGCGCCTGGAGACGGCGACCGCGCTCGCGCAGGTGCTCGTGAACGGCCCGCACGAGGGCGCCCTGATCGCCGTCGAGCGCATCCTGCGGCTCGCCCGCCTGGACGAGATGTCGATGGACACCGTGGAGTGCGCGCTGCTCGCGCTCACCTATGGCGGGCAGGCGGAGAAGGCCGCGCCGCTGTGCGACCTGTTCAGCGTCGAGGCGTCCTCGCGGCGCGCCCCGAGCCGCCAGGCCAGGCTCTCGGCCATCCGCGCCGAGATGGCCGTACGGCAGGGCGACATGGTCAGCGCCGAGCAGTACGCGCGGGCCGCGCTGGAGTTCATGCCCATCACGAGCTGGGGTGTCACGGTGGGCAGCCCGCTCGGCAGCCTGGTGATCGCGCTGACCGCGATGGGCAGGTTCGACGACGTGCACGATCTCCTCGACCGGCCCGTGCTGGACGCCATGTTCGAGAGCCGGTACGGCCTGCACTACCTGTACGCCAGGGGCCGCTACAGCCTGGCGGTCGGGCAGGCGGCGCTGGCCCTGCGGGACTTCCAGCTCTGCGGCGAGCTGACCGGCAGGTGGGGCCTGGACGTGCCGGGCCTGCTGCCCTGGCGGGCCGGCGCCGCCGAGGCCTGCCTGCAGCTGGGGCGTTCCGAGCAGGCCGCGAAGCTGATCGAGGACCAGTTGTCCCGCTGCAACTCCCGCACGCCGCGGGAGCTCGGCATGACGATCCGCCTGCTGGCGGCCACCAGCGAGCCGCGGCACCGGCCGATGCTCCTGCGCAAGTCCGCCGACCTGCTGCAGAACGGCGGCGACCGCTACGAGCAGGCCCGATCGCTCTTCGACCTCGCGGAGGCCTACCGCGGCCTGGGCGAGCACCGGAGGGTTGGCATGATCATGATCCGGGCGCGGGCCCTGATGAAGGAGTGCGGCGCCGAGATCGGCGGCGCGCAGGCGGCGGCCGAGACCGGCAGGCAGGCCGCCCCGGCTCTGAGCGGGGGCAGTGCCGCGCTGCTGAGCGAGGCCGAGCGCCGGGTCGCGGTGCTGGCCGCCGCCGGGCACACCAACCGGGAGATCGCCGGTGAGCTGTACCTGACGGTGAGCACGGTGGAGCAGCACCTCACCCGGATCTACCGCAAGCTCGACATCAGCAGCCGGGCCGACCTGCCCGCGGTCCTCGAGTTCGGCGGAGCCGCCGTCGGCTGA
- the leuA gene encoding 2-isopropylmalate synthase, protein MTKALRRYRAPEPVRMSGRRWPDNVITRAPRWLSTDLRDGNQSLVSPMSPARKTAMFDLLVRMGYKEIEVGFPVASEDDHAFLRELIERDLIPDDVRVSVLVQARDELIRRTVESLEGAPRATIHLYNATSPLFRRLVFGMTRDECKDLAVQGTRLMMKYADKTLSDCDLGFQYSPELFNDTELDFSLEVCEAVMDVWQPGPGREIILNFPTTVERSTPNVFADQIEWLDRNLSRREHVCLSIHPHNDRGTGVASAELAMMAGAQRIEGCLFGNGERAGNVDLVTLGMNLFSHGVDPGVDFSDLNAIRRVVEECNGIPVHPRHPYGGDLVYTSFSGSHQDAIKKGFDALEREAATHGAPMDEMPWAMPYLPVDPADVGRTYEAVVRINSQSGKGGVAYIMSTWYGRHLPRDLQIDFARVVQRRADSEGMEITPSGVRDLFESEYTCPPGPPVFGPEPLAVELHVDGGGFEVGAERADALQALRVSLADWGIEVRAVHRTGVGQGERDVAAGVAVYAECRLGGRTHWGVGIEGDAEAAALRAVQAVVHRAARRAEPSGRHHREPGDAHARPRRRRLATTA, encoded by the coding sequence ATGACCAAGGCGCTGCGGCGCTACCGCGCCCCCGAACCCGTCCGGATGTCCGGCCGCCGCTGGCCCGACAACGTCATCACGCGGGCGCCTCGCTGGCTTTCCACCGACCTTCGCGACGGCAACCAGTCGCTGGTCAGTCCGATGAGCCCGGCGCGCAAGACGGCCATGTTCGATCTGCTGGTCCGGATGGGCTACAAGGAGATCGAAGTCGGTTTTCCCGTGGCGAGCGAGGACGACCACGCCTTCCTGCGTGAGCTCATCGAGCGCGACCTCATTCCCGACGATGTGCGCGTCTCCGTTCTGGTGCAGGCGCGCGACGAGCTGATCCGGCGGACCGTGGAGAGCCTCGAAGGCGCTCCCCGCGCCACCATCCACCTCTACAACGCGACGTCGCCGTTGTTCCGGCGGCTGGTGTTCGGGATGACCAGGGACGAGTGCAAGGACCTGGCCGTCCAGGGCACGCGCCTGATGATGAAATACGCGGACAAGACGCTGAGCGACTGCGACCTGGGCTTCCAGTACTCTCCCGAGCTGTTCAACGACACCGAGCTGGACTTCTCCCTGGAGGTCTGCGAGGCGGTCATGGACGTCTGGCAGCCCGGCCCCGGGCGGGAGATCATCCTGAACTTCCCGACGACCGTCGAGCGGAGCACGCCCAACGTCTTCGCCGACCAGATCGAGTGGCTCGACCGCAACCTGTCCCGGCGGGAGCACGTCTGCCTGTCCATCCACCCGCACAACGACCGGGGGACCGGCGTCGCCTCGGCGGAGCTGGCCATGATGGCCGGCGCGCAGCGCATCGAGGGCTGCCTGTTCGGCAACGGCGAGCGCGCGGGCAACGTGGACCTGGTCACGCTCGGCATGAACCTGTTCAGCCACGGCGTCGACCCGGGTGTCGACTTCTCCGACCTCAACGCGATCCGCCGCGTGGTCGAGGAGTGCAACGGCATCCCGGTCCACCCGCGTCACCCCTACGGGGGCGACCTCGTCTACACCTCCTTCTCCGGATCCCACCAGGACGCCATCAAGAAGGGCTTCGACGCGCTGGAGCGCGAGGCGGCCACGCACGGCGCCCCGATGGACGAGATGCCCTGGGCCATGCCGTACCTGCCCGTCGACCCCGCGGACGTGGGCCGGACCTACGAGGCCGTGGTGCGGATCAACAGCCAGTCCGGCAAGGGCGGCGTCGCCTACATCATGAGCACCTGGTACGGCAGGCACCTGCCGCGTGACCTGCAGATCGACTTCGCCCGGGTGGTGCAGCGGCGGGCCGACAGCGAAGGCATGGAGATCACCCCCAGCGGGGTGCGGGACCTGTTCGAGAGCGAGTACACGTGCCCGCCCGGGCCGCCCGTCTTCGGGCCGGAGCCGCTCGCCGTCGAACTGCACGTGGACGGCGGAGGCTTCGAGGTGGGCGCCGAGCGCGCGGACGCGCTGCAGGCGCTCCGGGTGAGCCTCGCCGACTGGGGGATCGAGGTCCGCGCCGTCCACCGGACCGGCGTCGGCCAGGGGGAGCGGGACGTCGCGGCGGGCGTCGCGGTCTACGCCGAGTGCCGCCTGGGAGGCCGTACGCACTGGGGCGTGGGAATCGAGGGGGACGCCGAGGCGGCCGCGCTCCGGGCGGTGCAGGCCGTCGTCCACCGGGCCGCCCGGCGGGCCGAGCCCTCCGGCAGGCACCACCGCGAACCGGGCGACGCGCACGCGCGCCCGCGCAGGCGGCGGCTGGCCACCACCGCGTGA
- the mftF gene encoding mycofactocin biosynthesis glycosyltransferase MftF (Members of this protein family, MftF, are glycosyltransferases, members of PF00535 (glycosyl transferase family 2). The encoding gene is found as part of the mycofactocin cassette, in Mycobacterium tuberculosis, many other Actinobacteria, and occasional members of other lineages. Mycofactocin itself, a putative redox carrier, is a heavily modified derivative of the C-terminal Val-Tyr dipeptide of the mycofactocin precursor MftA (TIGR03969).): MTHDTHTPGKGRLPDGFTVRLNRRVRVRDGGRTLVGGVPTRVMYLTKAAADLFDGRRLRVRDHVSALLADRLLEAGLADPVVEDLPGLDPSQVTVVVPVRDRPAALDRLLSGIGGRHRVIVVDDASAAPDAVAEVAAAHGAVLVALAENAGPAAARNAGLRRVTTPYVAFADSDVVLEPGTVPTLLRHFADPRVAVAAPRVLGLRLPGRDRWIRRYEDARSSLDLGLDPGIVRPRAPVSWVPSAFLLARADALGHGFSAEMRVGEDVDLVWRLARAGRRVRYEPAATVRHEHRTVVHDWLRRKAFYGTGADLLARRHGRDVAPAVLAPWSAAFVLALLAQRRWSLPAAALIFAGTAATMSAKVRRSEHPVRLALTLTSDGAVAAVWQAAALLLRHWWPLAAVGCLLSKRLRRAVAAVAVMDALTDLRRTGAHLDPVRYAVARRLDDAAYGSGLWLGAIRGRSVRALLPDIRWKTRSSRPSR; the protein is encoded by the coding sequence ATGACCCACGACACCCACACCCCCGGCAAGGGCCGGCTTCCGGACGGTTTCACCGTCAGGCTGAACCGGCGGGTCCGGGTCCGCGACGGCGGCCGCACCCTCGTGGGCGGCGTGCCGACGCGCGTCATGTACCTCACCAAAGCCGCCGCGGACCTGTTCGACGGCCGTAGGCTGCGGGTCCGCGACCACGTCTCGGCGCTGCTCGCCGACCGGCTGCTGGAGGCGGGCCTGGCCGACCCGGTCGTCGAAGACCTGCCCGGTCTCGACCCCTCCCAGGTGACCGTGGTCGTGCCGGTGCGCGACCGTCCCGCCGCGCTCGACCGGCTGTTGTCGGGCATCGGCGGCCGGCACCGGGTGATCGTGGTGGACGACGCGTCGGCCGCCCCGGACGCCGTCGCCGAGGTCGCGGCGGCGCACGGCGCGGTGCTCGTCGCGCTGGCGGAGAACGCCGGCCCCGCCGCCGCCCGCAACGCGGGCCTGCGCCGCGTGACCACGCCCTACGTCGCCTTCGCGGACTCCGACGTGGTTCTCGAACCCGGCACGGTGCCGACCCTGCTCCGGCACTTCGCCGACCCGCGCGTCGCCGTGGCCGCGCCGCGCGTGCTGGGGCTCCGCCTGCCGGGCCGGGACCGCTGGATCCGCCGCTACGAGGACGCGCGGTCCTCCCTCGACCTGGGCCTCGACCCCGGCATCGTACGCCCGAGGGCGCCGGTCTCCTGGGTCCCGAGCGCGTTCCTGCTGGCGCGGGCCGACGCGCTCGGCCACGGCTTCAGCGCCGAGATGCGCGTCGGCGAGGACGTCGACCTGGTGTGGCGGCTGGCGCGGGCGGGCCGGCGGGTGCGCTACGAACCGGCCGCGACGGTGCGGCACGAGCACCGCACCGTGGTCCACGACTGGCTGCGGCGCAAGGCCTTCTACGGCACCGGCGCCGACCTGCTCGCCCGGCGCCACGGCCGCGACGTGGCCCCCGCCGTGCTGGCGCCGTGGAGCGCGGCCTTCGTGCTGGCGCTGCTGGCGCAGCGGCGGTGGTCCCTGCCGGCCGCGGCGCTGATCTTCGCGGGCACGGCCGCGACGATGTCGGCCAAGGTCAGGCGGAGTGAGCACCCGGTGCGCCTCGCCCTGACGCTGACGTCCGACGGTGCCGTCGCCGCCGTCTGGCAGGCGGCGGCGCTCCTGCTCCGCCACTGGTGGCCGCTCGCCGCCGTCGGCTGCCTGCTGTCCAAGCGCCTCCGCCGGGCCGTGGCCGCCGTGGCCGTCATGGACGCGCTGACCGATCTGCGGCGCACCGGCGCGCATCTCGACCCGGTCCGCTACGCCGTGGCCCGGCGCCTGGACGACGCGGCGTACGGGTCCGGCCTGTGGCTCGGCGCGATCCGCGGGCGCTCGGTGCGCGCCCTGCTGCCCGACATCCGCTGGAAGACGCGTTCGTCGAGGCCGTCCCGGTAG
- a CDS encoding mycofactocin-coupled SDR family oxidoreductase → MSQVSGGSGRDGGPRVALVTGAARGIGAAVVRTLCARGYRVVAVDSCAADGPARPAGVTYPLAADADLKSLADDLPGVVVPYIADVRDRDALARAAAVAADRFGRLDAAVAAAAVMAGGLPLWETPDAHVRALWETDVLGVWNTAAACVPHLLAGPEPGACRFVAVASAAGSHGLFRLSAYTMAKHAVVGLVRGLAADLVGTGVTAAAVSPGSTRTPMLAATAEVYGLDGVEGFASSQLLRRLIEPAEIAETIAFCCSREGGVVNGSVISADGGFTP, encoded by the coding sequence ATGAGCCAGGTGAGCGGCGGAAGCGGCCGGGACGGGGGCCCTCGGGTCGCCCTGGTGACCGGGGCGGCACGCGGGATCGGCGCCGCCGTCGTGCGGACGCTGTGCGCCAGGGGCTACCGGGTGGTCGCGGTCGACTCGTGCGCGGCGGACGGCCCGGCCCGGCCCGCCGGGGTGACCTACCCGCTCGCGGCCGACGCCGACCTGAAGTCGCTGGCCGACGACCTCCCCGGCGTTGTGGTGCCGTACATCGCGGACGTGCGCGACCGCGACGCGCTCGCCCGCGCTGCCGCCGTGGCGGCGGACCGCTTCGGCCGGCTGGACGCGGCCGTGGCCGCCGCGGCGGTCATGGCCGGCGGCCTGCCGCTGTGGGAGACGCCGGACGCGCACGTCCGCGCGCTGTGGGAGACCGACGTGCTCGGGGTGTGGAACACCGCCGCGGCGTGCGTCCCGCACCTGCTGGCGGGGCCCGAGCCGGGAGCGTGCCGCTTCGTCGCGGTCGCCTCGGCGGCCGGTTCACACGGGCTGTTCCGCCTGTCGGCGTACACGATGGCCAAGCACGCGGTGGTCGGGCTGGTGCGCGGCCTCGCGGCCGACCTGGTGGGCACCGGGGTGACCGCTGCGGCCGTCTCCCCCGGTTCGACCCGCACGCCGATGCTCGCCGCCACCGCCGAGGTGTACGGCCTGGACGGCGTCGAGGGCTTCGCCTCGTCCCAGCTGCTGCGCCGCCTGATCGAGCCCGCCGAGATCGCCGAGACGATCGCGTTCTGCTGCTCTCGCGAGGGAGGCGTCGTCAACGGATCGGTGATATCGGCGGACGGAGGCTTCACCCCATGA